Proteins encoded by one window of Phenylobacterium soli:
- a CDS encoding DNA polymerase III subunit gamma/tau, with translation MADEDLTLDDDQAPERDPNARDMFGGAPDVAPAQESAAYTVIARKYRPRTFEDLYGQEAMVRTLKNAFATGRIAHAFMLTGVRGVGKTTTARLLARALNYETASVHEPTLDLREEGIHCRAIIEGRHMDVLELDAASRTGVADMRELLDGVRYAPVEARYKVYIIDEVHMLSTGAFNALLKTLEEPPPHAKFIFATTEIRKVPVTILSRTQRFDLRRVEPEVIVKNLEMICENEQARVEAEGLMLIARAAEGSVRDAQSMLDQAIVQAEPGQTVTAESIRDMLGLADRAQTISLLEQVMRGEAGPAIETFRTIYGYGANPDQVMLDLLDHTHGASVAKAIGPQALVMPKEQAARLAAIGASVSAGALSRIWQLTLKAYDEVRRAPDAAAAADMAIIRLAYAADLPGPEEALKRLQEGQAVGGGPIGGGPSGGGAGGGASASSGGGVAAVARAQPQGQVQARPAAEPTMALQTFEDMLALIEKRRDISLKLDVERFVRPISFRPGAIEYEPAPGAPRDLAQRLVARLKEWTGERWLIAAQGGGGAESLWERQKRQEREVRAQIEQDPFVQEVMQAFPGAEIVGIRNIAAPEPAAEPPPEEDDSDNDED, from the coding sequence ATGGCGGACGAAGACCTCACGCTCGACGACGATCAGGCGCCCGAGCGTGACCCGAACGCGCGCGACATGTTCGGCGGGGCGCCCGACGTCGCGCCGGCGCAGGAGAGCGCCGCCTACACCGTCATCGCGCGCAAGTACCGGCCGCGGACCTTCGAGGACCTCTATGGCCAGGAGGCCATGGTCCGGACGCTGAAGAACGCGTTCGCCACCGGCCGCATCGCCCACGCCTTCATGCTCACCGGCGTCCGCGGGGTCGGCAAGACGACCACGGCGCGCCTCCTGGCCCGGGCCCTCAACTACGAGACCGCCAGCGTCCACGAGCCGACGCTCGACCTGCGCGAAGAGGGCATCCACTGCCGCGCGATCATCGAGGGCCGGCACATGGACGTGCTGGAGCTCGACGCCGCCTCGCGCACCGGGGTCGCCGACATGCGCGAGCTGCTGGACGGGGTGCGCTATGCGCCCGTCGAGGCGCGCTACAAGGTCTACATCATTGACGAGGTGCACATGCTGTCGACGGGGGCGTTCAACGCGCTCCTGAAGACGCTGGAAGAGCCGCCTCCGCACGCCAAGTTCATCTTCGCCACCACCGAGATCCGCAAGGTGCCCGTGACGATCCTGTCGCGCACCCAGCGCTTCGACCTGCGCCGGGTCGAGCCGGAGGTGATCGTCAAGAACCTGGAGATGATCTGCGAGAACGAGCAGGCGCGGGTCGAGGCCGAGGGGCTGATGCTGATCGCCCGCGCCGCGGAGGGTTCGGTCCGGGACGCCCAGTCGATGCTCGACCAGGCCATCGTCCAGGCCGAGCCCGGCCAGACGGTCACCGCCGAATCGATCCGCGACATGCTCGGCCTGGCCGACCGGGCGCAGACCATCAGCCTGCTCGAGCAGGTGATGCGCGGCGAGGCCGGGCCGGCCATCGAGACCTTCCGCACCATCTACGGCTACGGCGCCAATCCGGACCAGGTGATGCTGGACCTGTTGGACCACACCCATGGCGCCTCGGTGGCCAAGGCGATCGGCCCGCAGGCCCTGGTCATGCCCAAGGAGCAGGCGGCGCGCCTGGCGGCGATCGGCGCCTCGGTCTCGGCCGGCGCCCTGTCGCGGATCTGGCAGCTGACGCTGAAGGCCTACGACGAGGTGCGCCGGGCTCCCGATGCGGCCGCGGCCGCCGACATGGCGATCATCCGTCTCGCCTACGCGGCCGACCTGCCCGGGCCCGAAGAGGCGCTGAAGCGGCTGCAGGAAGGCCAGGCCGTGGGCGGCGGCCCGATCGGCGGCGGGCCGTCCGGGGGCGGGGCGGGCGGCGGCGCTTCGGCGTCGTCGGGAGGCGGCGTGGCGGCCGTGGCCCGCGCCCAACCGCAAGGTCAGGTCCAGGCCCGGCCTGCCGCCGAGCCGACCATGGCGCTGCAGACCTTCGAGGACATGCTGGCGCTGATCGAGAAGCGGCGCGACATCTCCCTGAAGCTCGACGTGGAGCGCTTCGTGCGCCCGATCAGCTTCCGCCCCGGCGCCATCGAGTACGAGCCCGCGCCCGGCGCGCCGCGCGACCTCGCCCAGCGGCTGGTCGCCCGGCTCAAGGAATGGACCGGCGAGCGCTGGCTGATCGCCGCCCAGGGCGGCGGCGGGGCCGAGAGCCTGTGGGAGCGCCAGAAGCGCCAGGAGCGCGAGGTCCGCGCCCAGATCGAACAGGACCCCTTCGTGCAGGAGGTCATGCAGGCCTTCCCCGGCGCGGAGATCGTGGGCATCCGCAACATCGCCGCCCCGGAGCCGGCCGCCGAGCCGCCGCCGGAGGAAGACGACAGTGACAATGACGAGGACTGA
- a CDS encoding YbaB/EbfC family nucleoid-associated protein: MKDLGSLMKQAQAMQQKLAEAQARIAELEVEGTSGGGMVKVVLKGSGELAKVDLDESLMAPGEGEVVADLVIAAHADAKRKLDAAQAELMKQAAGPLAGMPGMPKLF, from the coding sequence GTGAAGGACCTAGGCTCCCTGATGAAGCAGGCTCAGGCCATGCAGCAGAAGCTGGCCGAGGCCCAAGCGAGGATCGCCGAGCTGGAGGTCGAAGGGACCTCGGGCGGCGGCATGGTCAAGGTGGTGCTGAAGGGCTCGGGCGAGCTCGCCAAGGTGGACCTCGACGAAAGCCTGATGGCGCCCGGCGAGGGCGAGGTGGTGGCCGACCTGGTGATCGCCGCCCACGCCGACGCCAAGCGCAAGCTGGACGCCGCCCAGGCCGAGCTGATGAAACAGGCGGCCGGACCGCTCGCCGGCATGCCCGGCATGCCGAAACTGTTCTGA
- the recR gene encoding recombination mediator RecR — protein MAASAGPEIERLIGLLSRLPGLGPRSARRAALALLKRREQLLNPLADALNEAAARVKTCSVCGSLDTQDPCAICADPGRDGALICVVEEVGALWAMERAGAFRGRYHVLGGLLSALDGVGPEALRIGPLVARAAEEGVREVILALPATVDGQTTAHYLADRLANANVQVTMLARGVPVGGELDWLDDGTIAQAMRARRPA, from the coding sequence TTGGCCGCCTCCGCCGGACCCGAGATCGAGCGGCTGATCGGCCTGCTCTCCAGGCTGCCGGGCCTCGGCCCGCGGTCGGCGCGGCGTGCGGCCCTGGCGCTGCTGAAGCGGCGCGAGCAGCTGCTCAATCCCCTGGCTGACGCGCTCAACGAAGCCGCCGCGCGGGTGAAGACCTGCTCGGTCTGCGGCTCGCTCGACACCCAGGACCCCTGCGCCATCTGCGCCGACCCAGGCCGCGACGGCGCGCTGATCTGCGTGGTCGAGGAGGTGGGGGCCCTGTGGGCCATGGAGCGGGCGGGCGCCTTCCGCGGCCGCTACCACGTCCTTGGCGGGCTGCTCTCGGCCCTCGATGGGGTGGGGCCGGAGGCGCTGCGCATCGGCCCGCTGGTCGCCCGCGCCGCCGAGGAGGGCGTGCGCGAGGTGATCCTGGCCCTGCCGGCGACGGTCGACGGCCAGACCACGGCCCACTACCTCGCCGACCGGCTGGCCAACGCCAATGTCCAGGTGACCATGCTGGCCCGCGGCGTGCCGGTCGGCGGCGAGCTCGACTGGCTAGACGATGGCACCATCGCCCAGGCCATGCGCGCGAGGCGTCCGGCCTGA
- a CDS encoding DNA recombination protein RmuC: MNAILIVAILAGAAALGGVLWAFKERLRAATAEARVALLEEQAVLVRDQAARSAESVAEAILKRNEEVLHNREQLVQAKLEAQLKPVAETLQKYQEQLAAVEKVRAEETGGLKEQIAALLQASTATQDEARKLSAALRRGAGVQGRWGEQTLRNVLEAAGLSHRYDFEEQTSTDTDEGRRRPDVTVRLPGGAVFVIDAKCSLNAFLELQEAADEAGRAAALGRHVQSVRSHIQGLSAKAYWDQFEHSPDFVAMFIPGDSILAAALDHAPDLMTEAMDKRVVIVTPSTLFALCKAVAYGWRVEEQAANARKIADLGRELYKRIAVMGGHASSVGKALEAAVSRYNQFVGSLETQVLTQARRFEDLKVDHEGKEVPQLEALESAVRPITKLSKGESPQVRLVAGEEG; this comes from the coding sequence ATGAACGCGATCCTCATCGTCGCCATCCTCGCAGGCGCTGCGGCGCTGGGCGGTGTCCTGTGGGCCTTCAAGGAGCGGCTGCGCGCCGCCACCGCCGAGGCGCGGGTGGCCCTGCTGGAAGAACAGGCCGTGCTGGTGCGCGACCAGGCCGCCCGCTCGGCCGAGAGCGTCGCCGAGGCGATCCTGAAGCGCAACGAGGAGGTGCTGCACAACCGCGAGCAGCTCGTGCAGGCCAAGCTGGAGGCGCAGCTCAAGCCGGTCGCCGAGACCCTGCAGAAGTACCAGGAGCAGCTCGCCGCCGTGGAGAAGGTCCGCGCGGAAGAGACCGGCGGCCTTAAGGAGCAGATCGCAGCCCTGCTGCAGGCCTCGACGGCCACCCAGGACGAGGCGCGCAAGCTCTCGGCCGCCCTTCGCCGCGGGGCGGGCGTCCAGGGCCGCTGGGGCGAGCAGACCCTGCGCAACGTGCTGGAGGCGGCGGGTCTGTCGCATCGCTACGACTTCGAGGAGCAGACCTCCACGGACACGGACGAGGGGCGCCGACGGCCCGACGTCACCGTGCGCCTGCCCGGCGGGGCGGTGTTCGTGATCGACGCCAAGTGCTCGCTGAACGCCTTCCTCGAGCTGCAGGAGGCGGCCGACGAGGCCGGCCGCGCCGCCGCACTCGGCCGCCACGTGCAGAGCGTGCGCAGCCACATCCAGGGCCTCTCGGCCAAGGCCTACTGGGATCAGTTCGAGCACTCGCCGGACTTCGTCGCCATGTTCATCCCTGGGGATTCGATCCTGGCGGCGGCCCTCGACCACGCGCCCGACCTGATGACGGAGGCGATGGACAAGCGGGTGGTGATCGTCACCCCCTCGACGCTCTTCGCCCTGTGCAAGGCGGTGGCCTACGGCTGGCGGGTCGAGGAGCAGGCGGCCAACGCGCGCAAGATCGCCGACCTCGGGCGGGAGCTCTACAAGCGCATCGCCGTGATGGGCGGCCACGCCAGCTCGGTGGGCAAGGCGCTGGAGGCGGCGGTGAGCCGCTACAACCAGTTCGTCGGCTCGCTGGAAACCCAGGTGCTGACCCAGGCCCGCCGCTTCGAGGACCTGAAGGTCGACCACGAGGGCAAGGAAGTGCCGCAGCTGGAGGCGCTGGAGAGCGCCGTGCGCCCGATCACCAAGCTTTCCAAGGGCGAGTCGCCGCAGGTGCGGCTGGTGGCCGGCGAAGAAGGCTAG
- the def gene encoding peptide deformylase: MAIREILVVPNPVLKQVSEPVEKVDDALRALMDDMLETMYDAPGIGLAAIQIGVPKQVIVMDLAREGEDKQPRYFVNPEIIWESEDTAPYEEGCLSIPEIYEEVERPARVKLRYLNYQGEQVEEDAEGLFAVCIQHEMDHLKGVLFIDHLSRLKREQAVKKVKKLVRAA, encoded by the coding sequence ATGGCCATCCGCGAAATCCTTGTCGTGCCGAACCCCGTCCTCAAGCAGGTCTCCGAGCCTGTGGAGAAGGTCGACGACGCGCTGCGCGCGCTCATGGATGACATGCTGGAGACCATGTACGACGCCCCCGGCATCGGCCTCGCCGCCATCCAGATCGGCGTGCCCAAGCAGGTGATCGTCATGGACCTGGCCCGCGAGGGCGAGGACAAGCAGCCGCGCTACTTCGTGAACCCGGAGATCATCTGGGAGTCCGAGGACACCGCCCCCTATGAGGAGGGCTGCCTGTCGATCCCGGAGATCTACGAGGAGGTCGAGCGGCCGGCGCGGGTGAAGCTGCGTTACCTCAACTACCAGGGCGAACAGGTGGAGGAGGACGCCGAGGGCCTCTTCGCCGTCTGCATCCAGCACGAGATGGACCACCTCAAGGGCGTGCTCTTCATCGACCACCTGTCGCGGCTGAAGCGCGAGCAGGCGGTGAAGAAGGTCAAGAAGCTCGTCCGGGCCGCCTAG
- the fmt gene encoding methionyl-tRNA formyltransferase: MRLAFLGTPDFAVASLKRLVEAGFEVACVYSQPPAPRGRGHELKPSPVHAYAESQGIPVRTPASMRDPAEIAAFQALDLEAAVVVAFGQILPREVLEAPRLGAFNLHGSLLPRWRGAAPIQRAVMAGDPVTGVQVMRMSEGLDEGPIIATETLRIGPLDTAQTVHDRMAEAGAELLVRTLPLIARGEATETPQAAEGVTYAKKIRPREARIEWVRPGREVDARIRGLSPYPGAWFELPTDKGPVRVKVLLSTFEDAEGVPGEVLDERLLVACGEGAVRLLKVQREGRGAQDAEVFLRGQAVAPGTKLS; encoded by the coding sequence ATGCGCCTCGCCTTCCTCGGCACCCCCGACTTCGCCGTCGCCTCGCTCAAGCGCCTCGTGGAGGCGGGCTTCGAGGTGGCCTGCGTCTATTCCCAACCGCCGGCCCCGCGCGGCCGCGGGCACGAGCTGAAGCCCTCGCCGGTCCACGCCTACGCCGAGAGCCAGGGCATCCCCGTGCGCACCCCCGCCTCCATGCGCGACCCCGCCGAGATCGCCGCTTTCCAGGCGCTGGACCTCGAGGCCGCGGTGGTGGTGGCGTTCGGCCAGATCCTTCCGCGCGAGGTGCTGGAGGCGCCGCGCCTGGGCGCCTTCAACCTGCACGGCTCGCTGCTGCCGCGCTGGCGGGGCGCCGCGCCGATCCAGCGCGCCGTGATGGCCGGCGATCCAGTGACCGGCGTTCAGGTGATGCGCATGAGCGAGGGTCTCGACGAGGGGCCGATCATCGCGACCGAGACCCTGCGCATCGGCCCGCTCGACACCGCCCAGACCGTCCACGACCGCATGGCTGAGGCCGGCGCGGAGCTGCTCGTCCGCACCCTGCCGTTGATCGCGCGCGGGGAGGCGACCGAGACGCCGCAGGCGGCCGAGGGCGTCACCTACGCCAAGAAGATCCGGCCCAGGGAGGCGCGCATCGAGTGGGTGAGGCCCGGCCGCGAGGTGGACGCCAGGATCCGCGGCCTCTCGCCCTATCCCGGCGCCTGGTTCGAGCTGCCGACGGACAAGGGGCCTGTGCGGGTCAAGGTGCTGCTCTCGACCTTCGAGGACGCCGAGGGCGTGCCGGGCGAGGTGCTCGACGAGCGCCTGCTGGTGGCCTGCGGCGAGGGCGCAGTGCGCCTCCTGAAGGTCCAGCGCGAGGGACGCGGCGCGCAGGACGCCGAGGTCTTCCTGCGGGGCCAGGCCGTGGCGCCCGGGACGAAGCTTTCCTGA
- the truA gene encoding tRNA pseudouridine(38-40) synthase TruA, translating into MPRYRLLVEYDGRPYHGFQAQGALPSVQASIERAVKAFCGQALRLQAAGRTDTGVHASGQVVHVDLEKEWRPDVVRDALNAHLVPEPIAILSAQVAPEGWHARFSATERRYLYRILNRRSPPALDQGRVWHVKKPLDAAAMHAAAQALVGHHDFTTFRDLQCQAKSPMKTLDLAAVRREGDEVLLEFASRSFLHRQVRSMTGTLAEVGVGRWTAEDLKTALEARDRRACGPVAPAEGLYLMGVGYGD; encoded by the coding sequence ATGCCCCGCTACCGCCTCCTCGTCGAGTACGACGGCCGGCCCTATCACGGCTTCCAGGCGCAGGGCGCGCTGCCCTCGGTGCAGGCCTCCATCGAGCGGGCGGTGAAGGCGTTCTGCGGCCAGGCGCTGCGCCTCCAGGCGGCGGGGCGCACCGACACCGGCGTGCACGCCAGTGGCCAGGTGGTCCACGTCGACCTCGAAAAGGAGTGGCGGCCGGACGTGGTGCGCGATGCGCTGAACGCCCACCTCGTGCCCGAGCCGATCGCCATCCTGTCCGCGCAGGTGGCGCCGGAGGGTTGGCACGCCCGCTTCTCGGCCACCGAGCGGCGCTACCTCTACCGGATCCTCAACCGCCGCAGCCCGCCGGCGCTCGACCAGGGCCGCGTCTGGCACGTCAAGAAGCCGCTCGACGCGGCCGCGATGCACGCGGCCGCCCAGGCCCTCGTCGGCCACCACGACTTCACCACCTTCCGCGACCTGCAGTGCCAGGCGAAGTCGCCGATGAAGACGCTGGACCTCGCCGCCGTGCGCCGCGAGGGCGACGAGGTGCTCCTGGAGTTCGCCTCTCGCTCCTTCCTGCACCGGCAGGTCCGGTCGATGACCGGCACTCTGGCCGAGGTCGGCGTCGGCCGCTGGACGGCCGAGGATCTGAAGACGGCGCTGGAAGCGCGCGACCGCCGCGCCTGCGGGCCCGTGGCTCCCGCCGAGGGGCTCTATCTGATGGGGGTGGGGTACGGGGACTGA
- the dapE gene encoding succinyl-diaminopimelate desuccinylase, giving the protein MGPSCSRKSPTYELEGKGSSLIDAVDLTRELIRKPSVTPADAGAMDLVETTLKSLGFSCRRMRFGQIENLYARYGTARPNLCFAGHTDVVPVGDTAAWSKDAFAADVTDGVLIGRGAVDMKSAIAAFAAAAAKAISAGQVKGSLSFLITGDEEGVALDGTKKVVEALAAEGEVIDHCVVGEPTSSETFGDMVKVGRRGSINAEIEVTGIQGHVAYPQRAANPARVLIPILAALQARVLDEGYPEFQPSNLEVTWIDMPNSATNVIPAAARARLNIRFNPNHTGQALADWIAAEAGKAAEGTRCQVKVVPQISGEAFLTEPGPFTDVVAAAVRDVSGRDPELSTSGGTSDARFIRALCPVVELGLVGKTMHQVDERAPVAEIQMLQAVYERLIERYFAAFGG; this is encoded by the coding sequence ATGGGCCCCTCATGCTCTAGGAAGAGCCCTACTTATGAACTCGAAGGCAAAGGTTCGAGCTTGATCGACGCCGTCGACCTCACGCGGGAGCTGATCCGCAAGCCGTCCGTCACCCCGGCCGACGCCGGGGCCATGGACCTGGTGGAAACGACGCTCAAGAGCCTCGGCTTTTCCTGCCGCCGCATGCGGTTCGGCCAGATCGAGAACCTCTACGCCCGCTATGGGACCGCCCGCCCCAACCTCTGTTTCGCCGGCCACACCGACGTGGTGCCGGTGGGCGACACGGCCGCCTGGTCCAAGGACGCCTTCGCCGCCGACGTGACCGACGGGGTGCTGATCGGCCGGGGCGCGGTGGACATGAAGAGCGCCATCGCAGCCTTCGCCGCCGCCGCCGCCAAAGCCATCTCCGCGGGCCAGGTGAAGGGCTCGCTCTCCTTCCTGATCACGGGCGACGAGGAGGGCGTGGCCCTCGACGGGACGAAGAAGGTGGTGGAGGCCCTCGCCGCCGAGGGCGAGGTCATCGACCACTGCGTGGTCGGGGAGCCGACTTCCTCGGAGACCTTCGGTGACATGGTCAAGGTCGGACGGCGCGGGTCGATCAACGCCGAGATCGAGGTCACCGGCATCCAGGGCCACGTGGCTTATCCACAGCGCGCCGCCAACCCGGCCCGCGTGCTGATCCCGATCCTGGCGGCCCTGCAGGCGCGAGTGCTGGACGAGGGCTATCCGGAGTTCCAGCCCTCGAACCTCGAGGTCACCTGGATCGACATGCCCAACAGCGCGACCAACGTCATCCCGGCCGCGGCGCGGGCCCGTCTCAACATCCGCTTCAACCCGAACCACACCGGCCAGGCCCTGGCCGACTGGATCGCCGCAGAAGCGGGCAAGGCGGCCGAAGGGACCCGCTGCCAGGTCAAGGTCGTGCCGCAGATCAGCGGCGAGGCCTTCCTCACCGAACCCGGCCCGTTCACCGATGTGGTCGCCGCCGCCGTGCGCGACGTCTCCGGCCGCGATCCGGAGCTCTCCACCTCCGGCGGCACCTCCGACGCCCGCTTCATCCGCGCCCTCTGCCCGGTGGTGGAGCTGGGCCTCGTCGGCAAGACCATGCACCAGGTGGACGAGCGCGCCCCGGTCGCCGAGATCCAGATGCTCCAGGCCGTCTACGAGCGCCTGATCGAGCGGTATTTCGCGGCGTTCGGCGGTTGA
- a CDS encoding cupin domain-containing protein, with amino-acid sequence MPKIDIDKAPTRFGTAYPPPYDEPCRGRRRWQLGDAGGLSQFGVNLMRLPPGQWSSQRHWHTHEDEFVWIVEGEVVLVTDDGEQVLRAGDCAAFPAGAPDGHHLQNRSDREAVLLEVGSRRPAEDACDYPDLDMLTDPATDLYLHRDGTPYPAK; translated from the coding sequence ATGCCCAAGATCGACATCGACAAGGCGCCGACCCGGTTCGGCACGGCATATCCGCCGCCCTACGACGAGCCCTGCCGCGGGCGGCGGCGCTGGCAGCTCGGCGACGCGGGCGGGCTCAGCCAGTTCGGCGTCAACCTGATGCGGCTGCCGCCGGGCCAGTGGTCGAGCCAGCGCCACTGGCACACCCACGAGGACGAGTTCGTCTGGATCGTCGAGGGCGAGGTGGTGCTGGTCACCGACGACGGCGAACAGGTGCTGCGGGCCGGCGACTGCGCGGCCTTCCCGGCGGGCGCGCCGGACGGCCACCACCTGCAGAACCGGTCCGACCGCGAGGCCGTGCTGCTGGAGGTGGGCTCGCGCCGGCCGGCCGAGGACGCCTGCGACTATCCCGACCTCGACATGCTGACCGATCCCGCCACCGACCTCTACCTGCACCGGGACGGCACGCCCTATCCGGCGAAGTAG
- the dapD gene encoding 2,3,4,5-tetrahydropyridine-2,6-dicarboxylate N-succinyltransferase, translating into MDDLKRIIEAAWENRDAINTATKGEVREAVLETIERLDSGALRVASRGDDGVWTTHQWAKQAILLFFRLTPNALVEADAPGPYWDKVPLKFTGWDAGRFDAAGFRAVPGCVVRKGAFIAKGVVMTPSFVNIGAYVGEGTMVDTWATVGSCAQIGRNVHLSGGAGIGGVLEPLQANPTIIEDNCFIGARSEVAEGVIVREGSVLSMGVYLTSTTPIVNRRTGEVTTGEVPPYSVIMSGSRPNPVDPALPGTYCAVIMKTVDERTRSKTSINELLRD; encoded by the coding sequence ATGGACGACCTGAAGCGCATCATCGAAGCCGCCTGGGAAAACCGCGACGCGATCAACACCGCCACCAAGGGCGAGGTGCGCGAGGCCGTGCTCGAGACCATCGAGCGGCTCGACTCCGGCGCGCTGCGGGTCGCTTCGCGCGGCGACGACGGCGTCTGGACCACCCACCAATGGGCCAAGCAGGCGATCCTGCTGTTCTTCCGCCTCACCCCCAACGCCCTGGTCGAGGCCGACGCGCCCGGCCCCTACTGGGACAAGGTCCCGCTGAAGTTCACCGGTTGGGACGCCGGGCGCTTCGACGCGGCCGGCTTCCGCGCCGTCCCGGGCTGCGTGGTCCGCAAGGGCGCCTTCATCGCCAAGGGCGTGGTGATGACGCCCTCCTTCGTCAACATCGGCGCCTACGTCGGCGAAGGGACGATGGTCGACACCTGGGCCACGGTCGGCTCCTGCGCCCAGATCGGCAGGAACGTGCACCTCTCGGGCGGCGCCGGCATCGGCGGGGTGCTCGAGCCGCTGCAGGCCAACCCGACCATCATCGAGGACAACTGCTTCATCGGCGCCCGCTCCGAGGTAGCCGAGGGCGTCATCGTCCGCGAGGGCAGCGTGCTCTCCATGGGCGTCTACCTGACGTCCACGACTCCGATCGTGAACCGCCGCACCGGCGAGGTGACCACCGGCGAGGTGCCCCCCTATTCGGTGATCATGTCCGGCTCGCGCCCGAACCCCGTCGATCCCGCCCTGCCCGGCACCTACTGCGCGGTGATCATGAAGACGGTCGACGAGCGCACCCGCTCCAAGACCTCCATCAACGAGCTGCTCAGGGACTGA
- a CDS encoding pyrimidine 5'-nucleotidase — translation MSDQTPDLRHVDTWLFDLDNTLYPVESGFMREIEGRMTAFVEKVTGLPRDEAYRLQKQYLAEHGLTLRGLMLNHGVDPAEFHALFHDMSLESLAHDPALIAAIARLPGRRLIFTNADDIHARRVLERLGLASLFDDVFHIGSFDYTPKPDPAPFRRMSAEHGVEPAAAAFFEDSERNLAPAADLGMTTVLVGPHAPASTAPFVHHRTDKLAPFLSGARLKQAA, via the coding sequence ATGAGCGACCAGACCCCCGATCTGCGCCACGTGGACACCTGGCTCTTCGACCTGGACAACACTCTCTACCCGGTCGAGAGCGGCTTCATGCGCGAGATCGAGGGGCGGATGACGGCCTTCGTGGAGAAGGTCACCGGCCTGCCGCGGGACGAGGCCTACCGCCTCCAGAAGCAGTACCTGGCGGAGCACGGCCTGACGCTGCGCGGCCTGATGCTCAACCATGGCGTCGACCCGGCGGAATTCCACGCCCTGTTCCACGACATGTCGCTGGAGAGCCTGGCCCACGACCCGGCGCTGATCGCCGCCATCGCCCGCCTGCCCGGCCGGCGGCTGATCTTCACCAACGCCGACGACATCCACGCCCGTCGCGTGCTGGAGCGGCTGGGGCTGGCGTCGCTGTTCGACGACGTCTTCCACATCGGCTCCTTCGACTACACGCCCAAGCCCGATCCGGCCCCGTTCCGGCGGATGAGCGCCGAGCATGGCGTCGAGCCCGCCGCCGCCGCCTTCTTCGAGGACAGCGAGCGCAACCTGGCGCCCGCCGCGGACCTCGGCATGACCACCGTGCTGGTGGGCCCGCACGCGCCCGCCTCCACCGCCCCCTTCGTGCACCACCGGACCGACAAGCTCGCGCCGTTCCTCAGCGGCGCGCGGCTCAAGCAAGCCGCCTGA
- the argB gene encoding acetylglutamate kinase has translation MSDEKQEGQAQEGQGWATAKTLAEALPYIQTYDRSTVVIKYGGHAMGEEQVAKLFAADAVLLKMLGVHPVVVHGGGPQISAWLAKAGVKSTFVDGLRVTDEATMEVAEMVLSGAINKEIASWITQAGAEADVRGVGLSGKDARLITVEKVQRTKKDPDSDEERIVDLGFVGEPKKIDPKLIQALIYAEEDYIPVVAPIGVSATGETYNINADTVAGALAGALNAKRMLLLTDVAGVLDKNGELIRQLTVAEAKKAIADGVATGGMIPKLETAIHAVEAGVEAVVILDGRRPHAMLVELFTEHGAGTLICR, from the coding sequence TTGAGCGACGAGAAGCAAGAAGGCCAAGCTCAGGAAGGTCAGGGATGGGCCACGGCCAAGACCCTCGCCGAGGCCTTGCCCTACATCCAGACCTATGACCGCTCCACCGTGGTCATCAAGTACGGCGGCCACGCCATGGGCGAGGAGCAGGTCGCCAAGCTGTTCGCCGCCGACGCGGTGCTGCTCAAGATGCTGGGCGTCCATCCGGTGGTGGTCCACGGCGGCGGGCCGCAGATCTCCGCCTGGCTGGCCAAGGCGGGCGTGAAGTCGACCTTCGTCGACGGACTGCGGGTCACCGACGAGGCGACCATGGAGGTGGCCGAGATGGTCCTCTCCGGCGCGATCAACAAGGAGATCGCCTCCTGGATCACCCAGGCGGGCGCCGAGGCCGACGTGCGCGGCGTGGGCCTCTCGGGCAAGGACGCCCGGCTGATCACCGTCGAGAAGGTCCAGCGGACCAAGAAGGACCCGGACAGCGACGAGGAGCGTATCGTCGACCTCGGCTTCGTCGGCGAGCCCAAGAAGATCGACCCCAAGCTGATCCAGGCCCTGATCTACGCCGAGGAGGACTACATCCCGGTGGTCGCCCCGATCGGCGTCTCGGCGACCGGCGAGACCTACAACATCAACGCGGACACCGTGGCCGGCGCCCTGGCCGGCGCGCTCAACGCCAAGCGCATGCTGCTGCTGACCGATGTCGCCGGGGTGCTCGACAAGAACGGCGAGCTGATCCGCCAGCTGACCGTCGCCGAGGCCAAGAAGGCGATCGCCGACGGCGTCGCCACCGGCGGCATGATCCCCAAGCTCGAGACCGCCATCCACGCCGTCGAGGCGGGCGTCGAGGCGGTGGTCATCCTGGACGGCCGACGGCCCCACGCCATGCTGGTCGAGCTCTTCACCGAGCACGGGGCCGGAACGCTGATCTGCCGATGA